CCCAACCCGATGTCGAGCGccatgacggcgccgataTGCACGAGCTGGTAGAacttgagctcctcgaaaTGCTCGGGCGGCCAGTACCAGATGACGGCCACCTGCAGCGCCTGCACGATCTCCAGGCTCTTCTCGCCCGTGATGATGATTTTCTCGGCAAAGATCTGCATCAGCTCTTTGACCAGCCGGCGCTGCACGTTGggcgactcggacgacgccgccgacatgATGGCCAAGAACAGAAGCGGCTTGGACCTCCgcgtctcctcggccgtcgtgccggcggcgaacaccaccgccggcaTGTGCGGCATCATGTGCGTGTTGTACCGCTCGAagagctcggcggcctttTCGGCGCTGAGGATCCCGCGCTCCACGACGTCGGCGTAATCGCTGCCCATGTGTATCGGAGGCGCTGGCCTGCCCCCGTTACCGCTCTCCGTCATGTCGGCCGGTGTATCCCCGCGGTCCGCAAACTTCCTCTTCTGCCCAGCCGCGGGCGGGATCATAGTGTCGTACCGGCCCCGATCACCGCCATTGAGTTCCTGCGagtcgagcccgagcccgtcggcggccgaaCCGGGCGTCTCGGCAATGGCAACCGTATTCCAATTCCGCGACATTCCGTTGTCGCCCCAACCCCGTTGTTTGTGCAGATTATCGTCTTTTGTGACAGACACGCTCATAGCCACACTGGCAGCGGCaccgccagcgccagctgtCGACGGTGTCGCCGAGTTCCCGCGGGCCTGCAagctcgccgtcaacgcATCAATCTTTTTCTCCAGCTCGGCAACCCTGCTATCCGTCTTTTTCTGccttttcctcgtcggcatcgtcacgACGCAGTTCCTCCCCGCCTTTTTGCACCGCTTACACGGCCCATCGgggtcgttggcgtcggGCTCGCATCGCACTTTCAAGCCGCGGCACGCCTCGCAGGCTCGCGGCCTCTTGGGATCGTCCAGGTTCCCGCCATGGAACGCATCGTGATGGGGTGTCTCGCCGCTGGATCCGCCGCCGTGAGCCGAGATGGGCGTTCCGGGCGAATGTTGCTGGTGGTGACCATGGTGTCCCTGTCCTTgccacccgccgccgccaccgccgctgccgtcgttgTCATTGTCGTCGTTATCGTCGTTGTCATCATGCGTCGTAAAGGTTGGAGGAGCGCCGTCTAGGCCAGAACTCGCGGCGCTCGAGGGTTCAGCGCTTTGTAGTGCTGGGTCGAGGACTACGGCGCCGTGATCCATCATATGAGCTTGGCGAAAGGTGCGGTGCTGTGGACTAATATCGGATGATCGGTCACGGCGACAGAAAATACCGACATGCGCTCGGGCGCAATGACGCCGACATCAGAAGCGCCGACATTGCCGATACTAACAAATATTAGTCAGCCGTTACTCGCGCATCTCTTCCCTCACTTGTATACGGGGGGGTAGTTTCATACTCTCATATCTTCATACAAAGATTGTGGCGTCCCCTTCCCACCATGCTAAGCCTCGCTTCACCCTCCCCTAGACAAGTCTTAATCTCACATATCATCCGGTTGACAGAAAGGGTAGtgttcttttcttctttctggtAAGTGTTTAATTTTGACAAACTAGCTATCCAAAAGTGGCAATTGTACCACCGCCCACGCTAAATGCGAACCTGGAAACAGCGAGACCCAAATCTTTACTCGCAATTCAATGCCTTCAACGCCATGCTGGAAACCCGCGAACCAGACCACGCATGAATCGTCCTGAGCTACTTGTGACGCAGGCGCGCCTTGGATACACACAGATTCGTCTGTGTCAGTATCATACAAAGTTTGTCCCTGACGGTGTGTCCCGCCGAGCCAGCACGTAGCCGGCCAAAGGTAGCATCGTCGTCCCTAGCGACGGCAACCTCGTTCGTTGCTGCTCATCTTGGATCTTCTCTCGGAAGTATCAAAGGTCAAGTAAAACGAGAAGAGAATAATGAGAAAAATGCTACGATTGCGAGGGTGGCGATCGGTATTAAACGGTATGTGGAGCGCTAGGCGCCGGTCCGGAATGGTGTGATATGTTCGGGTATATTGGCGCCATCATGTCGTCCCATGCCCGTCGGGCTTGGTTTGTAGAAAAACAGAACTTGAAATTAAGGGTGAATAACATGGTATCAACGCTGCGTATAAACGAGTGGGTGAGTTTGTTGCGGAAGGGCTGTGTAGAAGTGAGACGCTAAGTCGGTGTCGTGAGGAGGGAGGACTCGAGACCTGACTCAAAATTGCGTCTCCTCCCGCAGTCGGCTCTTGGAGCTTTGGGAATTCAGTCCAACCACATTGCCCATAAAGATGGCACTCTCACGTCTCTTTTGTTGGTCGTATCCGGAAGAACCGCCGCTGTCATAGCCACGAGCCGTCCCGAGGTATCCGTTGCTATGGTATCCCTGAGGCACATACTGTGGCTCGTATGCCGTGGAACGGCTGACCGGATAGTTTGGCGGGGGAGTGGGCGACGACCGAGCGCTTTGCAGGTCTTGCAGGAGAGGGGGTGGTGTGCCGCTTGACCTCTGCTGCCCCGTCATGGCTTCCAACAATCTCTGACGATGCGGAGACTGGCTAGACCCGGTTGAAGTGGAAGGGCGCGTGTGCTGGGACGGCTCGTACGAGGGTCGTGTGGGCAGCCCGTTGTTCATGGACGGGAGGGAGCCAGACCTCTCGCGGCCCGTGTCTGCTTCCGCGAAAGAAGAGGGCAGCTCGTACTCCTCTGGCTCCAGACCGAAGATGCCGAAATAGTTCTGTAGAAGCATGGCAAAGACGGGCGCCGGTATGTTGAGTGTCGGCGAGAACACGATGCCCACGTTTCTGACTGTCATCTTGTTCATGtcggcgttgttgatgatCTTGATGAGGAAGGCGATCAGATATTTCAGTAGCGTGGCGTTGGCTTGCGGCAGTCTCTGCACCAACTCGGATATGGCGGCAATCTTTTCTGTCTGGCTCGACATCTCCGTCACCGCGAGGAACTGCAGGTGAAGGTCCCGGGTAAGTATGGTTGTCGGAAGTTCACGAAGATACAGCTTCAGCAacgaggcgacggcgtggaTGTCGTAGTACGTCTCGTCGGTGACCAGGTTCACGTCGCCCTCAGTGTTGAATCGCTCGCGGAGCTGCTTGATGACCACGTTGGATCCGCTCAGACGGAAGATGCCCTCCTCTAGGATGGCGTTCTTGGCATCCAGGTACTGAATGCAACGGTAGACGACGGCCGGCAATGGCACGTTCACGTCGACAGGGTGGTTATACCGGACCGCTTCGGCTAACGGCGCGCCAAACGCCTGGCGGATGGGTCCTTGGTAGCCGCCCTGGggaggcgtcgacgagcctcCTTCGCTCCCGCCAAACAGCGAGTCCTGGCCATCGGACGAGGATCTGGTCTTGGGAccgaagccgaagaagctgcgtttcttcatcttcttctcctcgttgACTGGAACACCAAGTCCGGACCTGTTGCCCCATTGGCTTGAGTCGGCGATAACCTGCATGTCTCGCGGGGCAGAGATCGTCATGGAAGGTTGGGAGGACATGgtcatggcctcggcggcatggaGGTTCTCAGGTACATGTCCGGCAGTCCTGGGCCGCGCGGGTCCTCCGTGGTGAGGGAGGTCACCTTGAGACATGGCGTCATACCGAACACCTATAAGGCTGTCAGACTCCGAGGGCTGATGGTgcgaggccgtcttcttgtATCGCTGCTGCTTTTTCTTATCGACACGCTCCATTGTGCCCGAACTGTGACGGTCTTGCGCATGATGCTTCGCGCAGTGgctctcgtcctcctcagGGTCTTTGTAGTCGATCCATCTGAGCAAGGCATCAACCCACTggtctctttctctgtcgTTCTCTGCGCAGAGCACGTGCTTCACATGGCTGCTCgagtccttcttcttcggctctAGGATCAGAAACGCGTGTCGGTATTGGTTGTCCATGTCGTCCGAGTTGGCCGACTGTTGCGGCGACTGGTTCTCGTTACTTTGGGACTGCTTGCCGATTTGCGCGCTGGGCAGTTTGATTGTGCCGAGGTGAGCGCCTCCTGGGGTTTCGTAATACTTCAGGTGAGGGCCATCAAGCACGAAGAAGCGCGCCTTCCAGCCGCCAAAGTTCTTCCCTCTCTTGGTGAGATAACCGGTTCTGAACGGACGGCCACCAGGTCCCAACTTGGCCTTGGCTTCGACCATGCTCTCCATCGAGCCGGCATCGTCCGCATTGGGGGGTAGCGTATGGGTCGACAAGTACTTGCACAGCTCGAGCGCGCTCGCGGTATCCAGCGGCGTCTCCAAAAGCTCCTCCAAGTAGTGGTCCAGGGCGATCCGCCGGGCGTCGAGCTTAGCGGGCGCGTGTCCGCTAAAGAGCGACCGCTCCGGGGTCTTTGCAGTAAACGCCGAGCATTGTTTGAGTCTGTGGTCCAGCTTGGCGAGCGACGCCGAGTCCTTTTCTACCCGCCATAGCTCACCAGGCTCGGAAcgcgagaagacggcgagggtgaAGACCGGGTCCTCTTCCAGCTGCGTGAGAGACATCAAGCTCGCTCGCGAGGGCTTCATGCGGGAGGAAGCAACCTGGACCCTGATTGTAGGAAGGACGTTGGGCGGAAGCAGCAGATCAGGGTGCTCTTCGGTAACGAATCCTTTGAAGATGCGACCACGCTCGGTAGGACTTCCACGGCTCTTGTCGCTGGCCGAGTCCCACCCCTTCTTGACGATATTCAGCGGCTGAGGGCTCTTGAGCTCCATGGGTTCTGCCGGCATTTGGAGGGAGTGGCCTGGCGGGAGAGGAATTGGCTGAcgtggcggccgaggggaCAAAGGTGCCGCAGGGAACGATGGAACACTGATCAAAGGGCTGTCTGATGACGGGGCTCCCAGCGGACGAGGGCTTGATGGTAAACCAGGGCTGAGGAGCGGAGCTTCGAGGTTGCCGACGCTGAGAACGGCAGCCAACGAGGCTGGGACGTTCTCACGGTGCATTCGCTTTGGGGGGCTCGGTGGCAGTTGCGTAGGGGCATCCATGATCGCATGTGGCGTGCTTGTTTGGCTCTTCTTTGATAAGCTCCtcctctcggcctcctgcaTGGCCAAGATCTCCCTATCGTGGTCATCCTCCTCGCGCGTCCGGCGTCGACCGCGACGCTCGGTGAGGATTTCATTCACCTCCAAAaggtcgtcaaagtcggaTTCGctgtcttcctcctcgcgACTGGGATGAGTCTGACCCTGGAGCAACTGCAGGGGCGCCGGTGGGGGTTTGCGCGGAGGTGGCGCGGGAAACTGCGACAGACCTTCGTCGGCAGCGGGCGCGGACTCGGATGCACCCGGTGGCTTTGGCGGAGGCATGCTTGGGGGTTGGCTCGGAAGGCTACGGGATGGTGGGAGGCCCATGTTGATGGGGAGGTCCATCATCTCATCAGCCTCGAGCTCCCTCCGAGCGAGCTCGGCAGCATGCTCCTCTGCGTCGTGGTTGAATCGGTCGTAGGCGTGTTCGTGTGCCTTGGGCATCTCGTGTGATGGGTCCAACAAGGCACCCACAGCCGAGGGGGGCCCATTCGGTTGATCTGCCGGGGGCGTGATCGGGTAGGGCGCCATGGCCATTTCCACGGGGGAGTGCTTCTGGCTGTCAGAGTCCAGAGTAGGAGAGTCCGGTGGCATGACCTGTCTCTCCTTGGGGGCACTAACATCGACTGTGGGGATTCCTCTGCTTACGGGCATTTTGAGGACTTTGCTGGCGGGTTTGGTGCTGTCGGCGCCCGTCGTTTCTGGTATTGAAATGacctccttcagcttcttccTGTAtttctccttgtccttcaaAGCTCGCTCCAAATCCTTGTTGAGGCCTAGAATCATGGCTCTCTGCTTATCGACAAGACGCCACAGCTGTGCGTTTTGCTGCGACTGGGAATGCTTCTCTTTCAAGAGATACTGGATCACGGCCTCGGGACTTCCGGCCGTCTTGATCAGGGCGGCAATGTCTGTGGGGTCAGACTGGCTCCCTACGGTACCCCTCTGGGACTGCGACTTTGTCGAGATGGCTGATATGGCAGAGTCCATGGACGAGTTGCGCGGGGCGCCTTTGGTCGGTCTGGCCCGCGCGGCAGCGGCCGAGCCCCCCGAGGAAGACATTGGATATCGGAGCGGGCCTGCGAGAGGCCTCGAGGTCAGAACGGGCTCGGAAGCGCTTCGGTTATCATTCGTGGGCAACGGTGATATTCTCGGTCTGGTGAGGTCCCTTCTGTCAGCTGTGCTACGAAACGTATCGCGGCGCGCGGGAAGCAAAATGGGGCAGTCGATTTGGCAAGGGGAAGGAGGACGGCAGGGGGAATGCAAACGTACCGACGTGCGCTGCGTCCGGATGTTGACGACGTGGACGAATCGCTCTGGTAGTATGTCTGCGGCTCTCCCGAGAGGTCTACCGGCGAGCGGAGATTGTCGGTGGGCGTCGTGACGACGTCTGGGACAGTACGCGCGCGATGGGCGTAGAAGTTGCCGATTGGCGGGAAGAAGGATGACGAGCGAGGCGAAAAGGGACTCGTCGGGGAAGTaacggcggcggtctcgtGGAGTGGACTGGGTATCGGGCGTCGAGGGGATCTATAGGACGGAGGAGGGCATCAGTCAATGTCGCTGCTGGTGCCAGGCCAAGCCAGAGTCGCGGGTGAGCCGAGTCCCACAACGGAGCAGGATGGACGGCAGCTAAAGAAGTCGGCGAAAAGCGAAAAGTCAAATAAGAAACaaataaaaaataaagaTAAAAAACGAGTCGTGGAGCGCCAAGACAACAGCAGACGATATTGGGAGCCAGTTGAGAACGACTCGCAAGTCTGGCTTTTTGGtctcccttttcccctttttctttttctttctccccttcttcttcttctctctttctctctccttttctctattttcctggcggcgggcggagAACGGTCAAGATGGTGGGATCAAGTAAGAAAAGACGGACAGCGACATGACAGAGCGAGAAGCAGACAGGCCAGACAAAATGGGAGCGaaacagcagcagtagcagcagcagcgaagCACAGCAGAGCAAAGAGTGGAACCGTTGCTTTCTTTGGTAAGCATGGCCAGCGGAGGCAGTTGGACGTACCTTGGAGATGGAGTAAGAAGAgggctggtggtgctgctggggCTGGAACTGTGACTGGCAGCGGAAGCGGCAGCGGTGCTTGTAttggcagcagcagcagcagcggtgCTGATGCTTGCGCTTGCAGGATCGGATACTGGGATCAAGAGGCCTGTCGTGGGGCCATCCttggaagaagggggagcATGAAAGGAGGCGACGGAGACCTGGAGCCGGTGAAGAGGGTGTTTTTGGTAAGGgaggcgaggatgatgagcaCCGGGAGAACCAGGAGAATCCGAGGAACCAGGTGCAGCGGCGAGAACGGGAGCATCGGCGGATGTGGTCACGGCAGGTTGGCCAGACGTGGAAGAAATCGAACCAGAGGCATCGGAATCTGAAGTTGAGCCCTGGGCACTATGAGCCTGGAGCGCAAGCTGCGACATGGTGGGCAATGCGACGGGAAGACAACTGGCCGGCGGTCCAAattggggagggggggtggtgtATTCGCAAGGTGTGGTAGGGTAGGGTAGGGAGGgccggggaggggaaggggagggggtggtgggtggaTGTGCAGGGTCAGAGCTTAACGCAGGACAACCTCGCAGCGGTTTCGAGATGCCTGGATGACCCTGACTGTCGTTGCATATAGTTGACCGGCGTCTTTCTCGCTGTACGTGTGCTGTGAAGAGATGGGTTCGGGTGTGTGTCTGCGTGTGTCTGCGTGTATGTATAGTATCTCCGTGCTGTGGAAGCAGTGTGACAGTGTTCGTAAACCCTATTTTCCTCGGCAACGAGCGAGCGAGAACGAGCGAGTCGAGAGAGCGGAGGGGCGAGGTTTAACCAGGTAGCTAAGTTATCCAGCGTCGCGGGCGGAAGGTAACGCGCATGCGAGTCGCCGCCAGTCGGACAGTTTCTGCTATGCTGTAAACTCTCTCTATTAGATGGCTGCGATTCGGGATGCGATCCGGCGTGCGACCGATGGATGGAGTCAGGTTTGCTAGGCGACTACCAGGGCAGTGCAGGGCAGGACAGCACGGCAAggcgagaggaggaagagtggaagaggaaggTTGCAATCCTGCCGGGACAGAGAGCAGATCAGATCAGATCAGATGAATGGCGTCTTCCAAGCGTCccaagggagggaggggccgTCCTTGAGTGTGCTTTGTGGGAGGAATGCTCCAAGACGGGCGTGGATGAGACAAGTGCCCGTTGACTTGGGCCGGTgtgttgtgtttgtgtgtgtatgaCCTTTATGCGCGTGCGCGTCGACCAGACAGACAACACAGGCGCAGGCACAGGTACAGGCACAAGACGTAGGctgggaggaagagagagaaactcGGGGAAGGCGTAAACAATTCTTAAGGCTGTTGTGGGCAAATCCTGTATAGATGCCTACCTACGTAAGGTAGTCAgggtaagtaggtaggtaggtaggtaccgGGCAGGTTATGCAGGTCGGTTTTCTACCAGACGGGCTAGGCTAGGTATGCTCAGGGTTAGGTGTTCGGCGCCGACTCCTGAGTCTTGAGCTCCGAATCCTGCCTCCTGAGAGGCTGTTTGGGTTTGGTTGATGAAGGGGACCGACCCTTTATTTCCCGTCTTCCATTTCTAGTAACAAGCAAAGGGAGGCTGATTCTGATTCGTGTCCATGGTAGCAGCCGCAGATGTGGCGACATTCGGGGTCTCGGGActgggaggagaaggctTGGAGGGAAATGTTCAAGAATTCGTTTGGCTCAGTTGGGTTCGGTTCAGTACTATACATTTCGGTCCACTTCATTTCAGCTCAGTGCGGTCCAGTTCAACATTCATGACCCATCGACAGGCAAGGTTCCTCCCTATGTAGAACTGTCACTATCTACGTGCGGTACTATGTAGAGCAGAAGAGGAGCGGGTGGGCATACAAGTACATCTAAAGGTTAAACAGAACAAGGTGTCGGGGAAATAAAGTGGATGACCGGCTGTACATGATAGTTGTGTGCGAGTCTGTGTACGAAAGTTGTGGATGCACACGGAccaaggagggggaagggtaAAGTAGCTTTGCTCGTTGGGTCTGCCGGTGAGGTACCTCCTCTAGTGGGGACAGAGTGAGAGGATGGGGTCACGGCGTCGGTACATTAAGCAGCCTCAGCAGGGATGCAAGTGGATTCGCACCTGAGTAGGTACATATTTGTGTGTCTGCATCTGCCGCTGGAAGATGTCGCTAGAAACAGACGCTTGCAGGCGGAAATGGGATTTTGACGGTCCccgcttgcttgcttgtttgcttgcttgctgctgttgctactgcggctgctgctcctaCTGCAATGCCGCGCTACAATCGATTGCACTCAGGGGTCGGTCGTatggatgatggatgtgGCTAGATATAAGGAAgcaaggaagaaagaaggaaggaggctaggaaggaaggaggaaaTGAGTGGCATTGAGGAATCACTTTTCCCAGTCTCacacacgcgcacacacacacacacacacgcgtGCGTCTCTCTCACACCTTCAACCTTTCCACAGAGCAGACCTGACTCATGCAATATTTTCGCTGCATTGGACTTTCTCTGTGTAAGTAACCTTATTACCAGCCATCGCCATCCTCCCCTACGGCCACAACCCCTCGGCTAGACTATAGAATGGACCGGTGGTGGGATGGGTACACTGATAAGCGACGCCAATAGTCACACGATAAATACTTGATACTTTGCGGCCCAAGATCCCAGGCCAATTACCCGCCGCGCTGATGATGAACAAAGTATTTGTCTTCGAACCCCGTCAACCTTTGTCTTTAGCTGCCGTGCTAAAGTGGACTTGATTACTTTGGCTGGATGCTTTTTCTGCGAGGAAACAGCTTAATCTCCTGGGGCCCAGACAACCAGGAGCCGACCAAAAGAACAATCTCGACCGTCAGGTTTGGCACGGGCCTGAGATCGTGGTGGCAGCACACCAGCCCGCTGTTGTGTTAGTTTTGTTCTGTCGGCGATGTTGAGTATCCCCCTAGACATATCTCCCAGGGAGAAAGATaccaaggtaggtaggtaggtacctaggtaggtaggtaggtagaaACGCAGGAACCTGGGTACCTTCGCCAGGTAATTCTGCCCAAAGTGGTGTTGTCTGCCACCTTCCTTCTGGActtccttccctccttccaACCATACGAGCTTATTGGGGAAGGATCCACCCGCGACACCTTCTTGCCAATTCCAGGTTCTTGCCATTGGCACGCATATGCCTAAAGTCTCGCAGCATGGTGGGAAACATTTCAGGCTTCCCAATCTCATCCGTCCTCTTTTTCCCTGGTCGTGCCACGCACCTCGCCTTTGCAACAAGCACACGCCACAGACTCCCAAATCCCCCACGTGTGCCAACTCGCGCTCGCAGCCAGCGCCCACAACGTACTTTGGACCCATGTTTCGGGCGACTTGAACGGAAtgcctccctctcttttGCTATCTCCCTGCAATCCTCGAAGCCTCGGCGCGTTCCAACTTGCCCTTAGCCATGCCCGACCTTGATTTCTCGGCCCCGGGATGTCTCTCGCCCTCCACGAGACGACTCGACCCGAACCCAGTCTATCAAACGGTCGGGCAGCCGGCACACGCAAAGCAATACACATACTCGTGTCGTGGACCGTGAACCGCCGACGTATCGCAGTGAAGCGCTGGTCACACGAAAGCTGTATGGCTGCCATCCCGACTTCCATCCCCAAACATCAGCTTTCTTGAAACAACCCGTTCAAAGTGTCTACCGGCTCTGTGCGACTCGTCGACGATTCATATCTGACCTCCGGAGAACAAAAATCTGCCAAGTGCCAACCATCAGCTTTCCTTTCCGATCCCATCTACAACGGCATACAGCATACCTAAGTCGTTTCCGCTGTCGCGGGACAGCGTGTTATAGCATCGTGACCCGCTCCGTGCACGCGGCACACCCCATAATTCTCAACACCACGACACAAGCCCTTAATTCCATCTCTCTCAGGACCCTGCGGCCTTTTTCGCTGCTTTGGTCGTTCCCTCCTGCCTTCTTGGCTTCCTTCGCCGTCTTGTCCACTGGGCGGCCATTTCTGGTGACCAATCGAGCCCCGGGTCCTttcatccccctccccacaTCACAGCACCAGCACCCTGACTATCCCAGCCCTGAGAACCAAGACTCTAAAGAGTGGCCCGAGCTGCCCCCGACCTCGCTTCTAGGTTCTCAAGATCCATCCTGCCCGTCATCGTTGATGAGAGGAACGGCAATGGACTTTCAAATGGTATCCATTCCCAATAGAGATTCCAGGGCCTCGCTCGCCCATGACAGCTTCTCGCCAGAGACCCACACCCTTCAGTGGTCAGCGGTCAACCGTCACACTCACACAGGAGTGCCATTGTTCACCTTTCGCCTGTCACACATAGCTTCACACCCTTCCTATTTGCTTCGCTTCCTTTCCCCCTGTACGACGCTCTCTACTCAGCGGGGGTGACAGTTCATTTGTTCCCGCTGCCCCCCACGGCTTCAGTTACGTGCCACGCAGGAGGCACCATCTCTCCTGCAGGTACCGACACATTTTTTACTAGCAGGGTGCCACGCTGGCACCGAAACGGACTTATCAGGTTCTGGCAAGAATCCATCGCGGGgcggtttttttttccttaTCCCATCAAAAGTCGAAGTCACCAGGAATTGCCTGCTAGCACGAGGAATGCGATGAGACTGATATTTCAAGTCCCAGTCCGTTATTCAAGCGGCACGAACAACAACTGCTGCCCATCTTTGTCCGCGACGCTGTGTCCGTCCCAGTAAAATTGCTGGTTGCGCCACGCTGTTGCACGAACCTCCCGGGCGCATCTGGCATCTGTCTTCCCCAAAGTGATAACCGCCTTGGCAGACCTTGGTAGCAAGGCTAgcgcaggcaggcaggcaggcaggccaTTGGCACTCACTCGCAAGCCAAGATTTACATACTGGACTGAGTGCTGGACTGAGTGCCTGTCTTTAGGCTCGCAAAAAGTCATACTCGACAGTGCTGCGCGGCGCTTCCCCCCTCTGCCAGCACTGGTATTTCTGGTTACTGGTACGCAAGTGAAGCAAATCGCCTTTGAGCTGACAGCATCTCGCCTGCTCTCGTTGGTACTGAGGCGGCTCcacacgacgacgatggagcGGAAGGGGATATCGAGGATGCGATGAATCGGTGCCATGGTTTCCAGTGATCCAGCTCGTCCGGTCTATTTTATGTAGTGTCTGTTGCTGACCTCGCAAACATAATCGAACGATGAGCAACCCCTTTGTGCCCATATGCAACCGTGGCAACGCAACCCACCCTCTACGTCTACACCGTGCGTAATATGCTATCTCTTGTTAGCTCCGACCCGAGCGCCTGGGGAAACAACGACGAAACTCTTCCGCCTGGGTCCGTTTACTGCAGCCCTCTGGGAGGTGGCGCCTCGATGATGGCTATCTTTCAGTCGAACGTTCTCCTGTAAG
The DNA window shown above is from Colletotrichum destructivum chromosome 2, complete sequence and carries:
- a CDS encoding Putative Rho GTPase activation protein, with amino-acid sequence MSQLALQAHSAQGSTSDSDASGSISSTSGQPAVTTSADAPVLAAAPGSSDSPGSPGAHHPRLPYQKHPLHRLQVSVASFHAPPSSKDGPTTGLLIPVSDPASASISTAAAAAANTSTAAASAASHSSSPSSTTSPLLTPSPRSPRRPIPSPLHETAAVTSPTSPFSPRSSSFFPPIGNFYAHRARTVPDVVTTPTDNLRSPVDLSGEPQTYYQSDSSTSSTSGRSARRPRISPLPTNDNRSASEPVLTSRPLAGPLRYPMSSSGGSAAAARARPTKGAPRNSSMDSAISAISTKSQSQRGTVGSQSDPTDIAALIKTAGSPEAVIQYLLKEKHSQSQQNAQLWRLVDKQRAMILGLNKDLERALKDKEKYRKKLKEVISIPETTGADSTKPASKVLKMPVSRGIPTVDVSAPKERQVMPPDSPTLDSDSQKHSPVEMAMAPYPITPPADQPNGPPSAVGALLDPSHEMPKAHEHAYDRFNHDAEEHAAELARRELEADEMMDLPINMGLPPSRSLPSQPPSMPPPKPPGASESAPAADEGLSQFPAPPPRKPPPAPLQLLQGQTHPSREEEDSESDFDDLLEVNEILTERRGRRRTREEDDHDREILAMQEAERRSLSKKSQTSTPHAIMDAPTQLPPSPPKRMHRENVPASLAAVLSVGNLEAPLLSPGLPSSPRPLGAPSSDSPLISVPSFPAAPLSPRPPRQPIPLPPGHSLQMPAEPMELKSPQPLNIVKKGWDSASDKSRGSPTERGRIFKGFVTEEHPDLLLPPNVLPTIRVQVASSRMKPSRASLMSLTQLEEDPVFTLAVFSRSEPGELWRVEKDSASLAKLDHRLKQCSAFTAKTPERSLFSGHAPAKLDARRIALDHYLEELLETPLDTASALELCKYLSTHTLPPNADDAGSMESMVEAKAKLGPGGRPFRTGYLTKRGKNFGGWKARFFVLDGPHLKYYETPGGAHLGTIKLPSAQIGKQSQSNENQSPQQSANSDDMDNQYRHAFLILEPKKKDSSSHVKHVLCAENDRERDQWVDALLRWIDYKDPEEDESHCAKHHAQDRHSSGTMERVDKKKQQRYKKTASHHQPSESDSLIGVRYDAMSQGDLPHHGGPARPRTAGHVPENLHAAEAMTMSSQPSMTISAPRDMQVIADSSQWGNRSGLGVPVNEEKKMKKRSFFGFGPKTRSSSDGQDSLFGGSEGGSSTPPQGGYQGPIRQAFGAPLAEAVRYNHPVDVNVPLPAVVYRCIQYLDAKNAILEEGIFRLSGSNVVIKQLRERFNTEGDVNLVTDETYYDIHAVASLLKLYLRELPTTILTRDLHLQFLAVTEMSSQTEKIAAISELVQRLPQANATLLKYLIAFLIKIINNADMNKMTVRNVGIVFSPTLNIPAPVFAMLLQNYFGIFGLEPEEYELPSSFAEADTGRERSGSLPSMNNGLPTRPSYEPSQHTRPSTSTGSSQSPHRQRLLEAMTGQQRSSGTPPPLLQDLQSARSSPTPPPNYPVSRSTAYEPQYVPQGYHSNGYLGTARGYDSGGSSGYDQQKRRESAIFMGNVVGLNSQSSKSRLREETQF